In Janthinobacterium rivuli, a single genomic region encodes these proteins:
- the leuS gene encoding leucine--tRNA ligase — MQDKYSPADVEQAAQSHWKAIDAYKAVEHDPRFPKGKYFACSMLPYPSGKLHMGHVRNYTINDVMYRYLRMNGYNVLMPMGWDAFGMPAENAAMANNVPPAQWTYSNIAHMKQQMESMGLAIDWSREMTACKPEYYKWNQWMFLKMLEKGIIYKKTGTVNWDPIDQTVLANEQVVDGRGWRSGALIEKREIPMYYARITDYAEELLAYVDDKLPGWPERVRTMQTNWIGKSTGVRFAFPHQIKDAEGSLIGDGKLYVFTTRPDTVMGVTFCAVAAEHPLAIHAAQTNPALAAFNAECKLGSVIEADMATMEKKGMPTGLFVTHPLTGAQVEVWVGNYVLITYGDGAVMGVPAHDERDFGFAKKYNLPIKQVIEVKGQEFSTDAWQESYGSKDGVCVASGKYDGLHFASAVDAVAADLAELGLGEKKTTFRLRDWGISRQRYWGTPIPMIHCADCGVVPVPEKDLPVVLPEDCVPDGTGNPLNKYEAFLQCDCPQCGKPARRETDTMDTFVDSSWYYMRYTSPGSNDAMVDARNDYWMPMDQYIGGIEHAVMHLLYARFWTKIMRDFGLVKFDEPFVNLLTQGMVLNETYFRKDAVGKTTWFNPDDVRLSLDDKGRPQSAVLVADGQPVEIGGTEKMSKSKNNGIDPQAQIEQYGADTARLFTMFASPPEQTLEWSGSGVEGANRFLRRVWNFGYARSATIQAALAGGAAPATGDAQKNLRRELHKLLQQADYDLKRIQYNTVVSACMKMLNTLESAKLDDSAQSKALIAEGFSIFLRLLNPVAPHITHVLWQELGYAGVHGDLLNVAWPQVDPAALEQSEIEMMIQVNGKLRGSITVAKDADKASIEAAALACESVQKYVETTPKKIIVVPGKLISIVV, encoded by the coding sequence ATGCAAGATAAATATAGTCCCGCCGACGTCGAACAAGCCGCCCAATCGCACTGGAAGGCGATCGACGCCTATAAAGCCGTCGAACACGACCCACGTTTCCCTAAAGGCAAGTATTTTGCCTGCTCGATGCTGCCTTACCCTTCGGGCAAGCTGCACATGGGTCACGTACGCAACTATACGATCAATGATGTGATGTACCGCTACCTGCGCATGAACGGCTACAACGTGCTCATGCCGATGGGTTGGGATGCGTTCGGCATGCCGGCGGAAAACGCGGCCATGGCCAACAACGTGCCGCCCGCGCAATGGACGTATTCGAACATCGCCCACATGAAGCAGCAGATGGAATCGATGGGCCTGGCCATCGACTGGTCGCGCGAAATGACCGCCTGCAAGCCCGAATACTACAAATGGAACCAGTGGATGTTCCTCAAGATGCTGGAAAAAGGCATCATCTACAAGAAGACCGGTACCGTGAACTGGGATCCGATCGACCAGACCGTGCTGGCCAACGAACAAGTCGTCGATGGCCGCGGCTGGCGTTCGGGCGCGCTGATCGAGAAGCGCGAAATCCCCATGTACTACGCGCGCATCACCGACTACGCGGAAGAATTGCTGGCGTATGTGGACGACAAGCTGCCGGGCTGGCCCGAGCGCGTGCGCACCATGCAGACCAACTGGATCGGCAAGTCGACGGGCGTGCGTTTCGCCTTCCCGCACCAGATCAAGGACGCCGAAGGCAGCCTGATCGGCGACGGCAAGCTGTATGTGTTTACCACGCGTCCTGACACCGTCATGGGCGTGACCTTCTGCGCCGTGGCCGCCGAGCACCCACTGGCCATCCACGCCGCGCAAACGAACCCTGCACTGGCCGCCTTCAACGCCGAATGCAAGCTCGGTTCCGTGATCGAAGCGGACATGGCAACAATGGAGAAGAAGGGCATGCCGACCGGCCTGTTCGTCACCCATCCGTTGACGGGCGCGCAAGTGGAAGTCTGGGTCGGCAACTACGTCTTGATCACCTACGGCGATGGCGCCGTGATGGGCGTGCCGGCGCACGACGAACGCGATTTCGGCTTCGCCAAGAAATACAATCTGCCGATCAAGCAAGTGATCGAAGTCAAGGGCCAGGAATTTTCCACCGATGCATGGCAGGAATCGTATGGCAGCAAGGATGGCGTCTGCGTCGCCTCCGGCAAATACGACGGCCTGCATTTCGCGTCCGCCGTCGATGCGGTGGCCGCCGACCTGGCCGAGCTGGGCCTGGGCGAAAAGAAAACCACGTTCCGCTTGCGCGACTGGGGCATTTCGCGCCAGCGCTACTGGGGCACGCCGATCCCGATGATCCATTGCGCCGATTGCGGTGTGGTGCCGGTGCCGGAAAAAGATCTGCCGGTGGTGCTGCCGGAAGACTGCGTGCCGGACGGCACGGGCAATCCGCTGAACAAATACGAAGCCTTTTTGCAGTGCGACTGCCCGCAGTGCGGCAAGCCGGCGCGCCGCGAGACGGACACCATGGATACCTTCGTCGATTCGTCGTGGTACTACATGCGCTATACCTCGCCAGGCTCGAACGACGCCATGGTCGACGCGCGCAACGATTACTGGATGCCGATGGACCAGTACATCGGCGGCATCGAACACGCCGTCATGCACTTGCTGTACGCGCGCTTCTGGACCAAGATCATGCGCGACTTCGGCCTGGTCAAGTTCGACGAGCCGTTCGTCAACCTGCTGACGCAAGGCATGGTGCTCAACGAAACGTATTTCCGCAAGGACGCGGTGGGCAAGACCACCTGGTTCAACCCGGACGACGTGCGCCTGTCGCTCGATGACAAGGGCCGTCCGCAAAGCGCCGTCCTGGTGGCCGATGGCCAGCCGGTGGAAATCGGCGGCACGGAAAAAATGTCGAAGTCGAAGAACAACGGCATCGACCCGCAAGCGCAGATCGAGCAGTACGGCGCCGATACGGCCCGTTTGTTCACCATGTTCGCCTCGCCGCCGGAACAGACGCTGGAATGGTCGGGCAGCGGCGTCGAAGGCGCGAACCGTTTCCTGCGCCGCGTGTGGAACTTCGGCTACGCCCGGTCGGCCACGATCCAGGCCGCGCTGGCTGGCGGCGCCGCTCCTGCCACGGGCGACGCGCAGAAAAACCTGCGCCGCGAATTGCACAAGCTGCTGCAGCAAGCCGATTACGACTTGAAGCGCATCCAGTACAACACCGTGGTGTCGGCCTGCATGAAGATGCTCAACACGCTGGAATCGGCCAAGCTGGACGACAGCGCGCAGTCGAAGGCGCTGATCGCCGAAGGCTTCTCCATCTTCCTGCGCCTGTTGAACCCTGTCGCGCCGCACATCACCCACGTGCTGTGGCAGGAACTCGGTTACGCTGGCGTGCACGGCGATCTGCTCAACGTGGCATGGCCGCAAGTCGACCCGGCCGCATTGGAACAGTCCGAGATCGAGATGATGATCCAGGTGAACGGCAAGCTGCGCGGCTCGATCACGGTGGCCAAGGATGCGGACAAGGCCAGCATCGAAGCGGCCGCGCTGGCGTGCGAAAGTGTGCAGAAGTATGTCGAGACCACGCCGAAGAAAATCATCGTCGTGCCAGGCAAGTTAATCAGCATCGTGGTGTAA
- a CDS encoding DUF6597 domain-containing transcriptional factor, protein MFFASKPAMIVYQEYPPLPALRPWLDCVWTCRVQTGATPVTHQVLPDNCIDILCQDQQDASFAVGMMTAPIAVVSHGLVQTVAARFKPGAAASFFQLPLCELSDGRTGLQQLWGRELAARLGDALWSEPLTNAQRVSILQEYLLLRLRTAPPRRQAGAADHAIAAIEAAAGQVRVDGLAQQLGVSRQHLALQFRQQVGISPKLFARICRFRAASAGMQNLAGQQDWAQVALQYGYFDQSHLIHDFQDFARSSPEAWLAGRRT, encoded by the coding sequence TTGTTCTTTGCATCAAAGCCGGCCATGATCGTCTACCAGGAATATCCGCCCCTCCCCGCCCTGCGACCCTGGCTCGATTGCGTCTGGACCTGCCGCGTGCAAACGGGCGCCACACCCGTCACGCACCAGGTCTTGCCCGACAATTGCATCGACATCCTGTGCCAGGACCAGCAGGACGCCAGCTTTGCCGTCGGCATGATGACGGCGCCGATTGCCGTCGTCAGCCACGGTCTCGTGCAAACGGTGGCGGCCCGCTTCAAGCCGGGCGCGGCCGCCAGCTTCTTCCAGCTGCCCTTGTGCGAGCTCAGCGATGGCCGCACGGGCTTGCAGCAGCTGTGGGGCCGCGAGCTGGCGGCGCGCCTCGGTGACGCCCTGTGGAGCGAACCCTTGACCAATGCGCAACGAGTTTCCATTTTGCAAGAATATCTGCTGCTGCGCCTGCGCACCGCGCCGCCACGGCGCCAGGCGGGCGCGGCCGACCACGCCATCGCGGCCATCGAGGCGGCAGCGGGACAGGTGCGCGTGGACGGCCTGGCGCAGCAGCTGGGCGTGTCGCGCCAGCACCTGGCGCTGCAATTTCGCCAGCAAGTGGGCATCAGTCCGAAGCTGTTTGCCCGCATCTGCCGCTTTCGCGCGGCCAGCGCCGGCATGCAAAACCTGGCGGGACAACAGGACTGGGCGCAAGTGGCCTTGCAATATGGTTATTTCGACCAGTCGCACCTGATCCACGACTTCCAGGATTTCGCCCGCAGCTCGCCCGAGGCGTGGCTGGCGGGCAGGCGCACTTGA
- the holA gene encoding DNA polymerase III subunit delta, with protein MQLRIDALDGHVAKPLAQLYVITSDEHLLALEAADKIRRAARAQGYSERDVLTVERSFKWGELLAANQELSLFGDKKLIELRIPTGKPGKDGGAALQSYAKNLSPDNLTLITLPKLDWATQKAAWVASLQQAAVYIDIPNVERAQLPAWISQRLAAQGQSAERASIDFIAERVEGNLLAAHQEIQKLGLLHAAGKLTYEQVQDAVLNVARYDVFKLSEAMLAGDPARLVRMLEGLKGEGEALPLVLWAVSEEIRTLLKLKAGMAQGRPLGALLKEYRIWGPRERMMEPALRRISLPVLEAALQQAAQVDKMIKGLRAKGYAGDAWDAMLQLGLKIAKG; from the coding sequence ATGCAATTGCGGATAGACGCGCTCGATGGGCATGTGGCCAAGCCGCTGGCGCAGCTGTATGTGATCACCAGCGACGAACACTTGCTGGCGCTGGAAGCGGCCGACAAGATCCGCCGTGCGGCGCGCGCGCAAGGTTACTCCGAGCGCGACGTGCTGACGGTGGAGCGCAGCTTCAAGTGGGGCGAACTGCTGGCGGCGAACCAGGAGCTGTCGCTGTTCGGCGATAAAAAACTGATCGAGCTGCGCATCCCCACCGGCAAGCCGGGCAAGGATGGCGGCGCGGCGCTGCAAAGCTACGCGAAAAACCTCAGTCCCGACAATCTGACCCTGATCACCTTGCCCAAGCTGGACTGGGCCACGCAGAAGGCGGCCTGGGTCGCCAGCCTGCAGCAGGCGGCCGTGTATATCGACATTCCGAACGTGGAACGGGCGCAGTTGCCGGCCTGGATATCGCAGCGCCTGGCCGCGCAGGGGCAAAGCGCCGAACGGGCCAGCATCGACTTCATCGCCGAGCGGGTGGAAGGCAATTTGCTGGCGGCGCACCAGGAAATCCAGAAACTGGGCTTGCTGCATGCTGCGGGCAAGCTGACGTACGAACAAGTGCAGGACGCGGTGCTGAACGTGGCCCGCTACGATGTCTTCAAGCTGTCCGAAGCCATGCTGGCTGGCGACCCGGCGCGCCTGGTGCGCATGCTCGAAGGCTTGAAGGGCGAGGGCGAGGCGCTGCCGCTGGTCTTGTGGGCCGTCTCCGAGGAAATCCGCACGCTGTTAAAATTGAAGGCCGGCATGGCGCAAGGGCGTCCATTGGGCGCGCTGCTGAAGGAATACCGCATCTGGGGTCCGCGCGAGCGGATGATGGAACCGGCCCTGCGGCGCATTTCGCTGCCCGTGCTGGAAGCGGCGCTGCAGCAGGCGGCGCAGGTGGACAAGATGATCAAGGGCTTGCGCGCCAAGGGCTACGCGGGCGACGCCTGGGACGCCATGCTGCAGCTGGGCCTGAAGATCGCCAAGGGTTAA
- a CDS encoding LysR substrate-binding domain-containing protein → MSRKIPMLQALNCFEAAARHQSYTHAARELSLTQSAVSRQISSLESFLGVQLFQRTRHGVLLTSAGAAYARQIAARLDGLERDTLDTMARQGGGGALQLASVPTFATRWLMPRLSSLAGLHPDIVVHIDAYTKPFMFADTEYDGALYAGTPEQLARWPGTRATLLMHEEIVPVASPRLLAARSEWQPQDLLELILLQQSTRPGAWRQWFDAMQVEGEGRDGAHYGARYELFSMLAMAAVQGQGVVLLPRMLVEAELARGELRIACERPLRGQRAYYLITPETAHEKTALQQFRAWLQGEAA, encoded by the coding sequence GGCGGCGGCGCGGCACCAGAGCTACACGCATGCGGCGCGCGAACTGTCGCTGACGCAAAGCGCCGTGTCGCGCCAGATTTCATCTCTGGAAAGCTTTCTTGGCGTGCAACTGTTCCAGCGCACGCGCCATGGCGTGTTGCTGACCAGCGCCGGCGCCGCGTATGCGCGGCAGATCGCCGCCCGCCTCGATGGCCTGGAGCGCGACACGCTCGACACCATGGCGCGCCAGGGCGGCGGCGGCGCCTTGCAGCTCGCTTCCGTTCCCACGTTTGCCACGCGCTGGCTGATGCCGCGGCTGTCGTCACTGGCGGGGCTGCACCCGGACATCGTCGTGCATATCGACGCGTATACAAAACCGTTCATGTTTGCCGATACGGAATACGACGGCGCCCTGTATGCGGGCACGCCAGAGCAACTGGCGCGCTGGCCCGGCACGCGCGCCACCTTGCTCATGCACGAGGAAATCGTGCCCGTCGCCAGCCCGCGCCTGCTGGCGGCGCGCAGCGAGTGGCAGCCGCAGGATTTACTGGAACTGATCTTGTTGCAGCAAAGTACGCGCCCGGGCGCCTGGCGCCAGTGGTTTGACGCCATGCAGGTCGAGGGAGAAGGACGCGATGGGGCGCACTATGGCGCCCGCTATGAACTGTTTTCCATGCTGGCCATGGCGGCCGTGCAAGGGCAGGGCGTGGTCTTGCTGCCGCGCATGCTGGTCGAAGCGGAACTGGCGCGTGGCGAGCTGCGCATTGCATGCGAGCGCCCACTGCGCGGCCAGCGCGCGTATTACCTGATCACGCCCGAAACGGCGCATGAAAAGACGGCCCTGCAGCAATTTCGCGCATGGCTGCAGGGCGAAGCGGCCTAA
- a CDS encoding glutamate-5-semialdehyde dehydrogenase, translating to MDITEYMQDVGMRARAASRAMARADSATRNRALSLIAAAIVRDADLLRAANQRDLDAAAAAGLAPAMLDRLTLSDAAIATMVEGLTQIVSLADPIGEISNMKFRPTGIQVGQMRVPLGVIGIIYEARPNVTVDAAGLCIKSGNATILRGGSEAIHCNRALAKLVAEGLQGAGLPADAVQVIDTTDRAAVGALITMPQFVDVIVPRGGKGLIARLMEEATVPMIKHLDGICHVYIDAKADIKKAIDIGFNAKCHRYGTCNTMETLLVSRAVAATVLPQLAELYLTKQVELRADPESHAILAAAAYPHLVPATEEDWSTEYLAAILSVKVVDGIDEAMDHINQYSSKHTESIITEDYSDALRFLREVDSASVMVNASTRFADGFEYGLGAEIGISNDKLHARGPVGLEGLTSLKYVVFGHGEIRK from the coding sequence ATGGACATCACAGAATATATGCAGGACGTGGGCATGCGCGCGCGCGCCGCCTCGCGCGCCATGGCGCGTGCCGACAGCGCCACGCGCAACCGCGCCTTGAGCCTGATCGCCGCCGCCATCGTGCGCGATGCCGACCTGCTGCGCGCGGCCAACCAGCGCGACCTCGATGCGGCAGCCGCCGCCGGCCTGGCGCCGGCCATGCTCGACCGCCTGACCCTGTCCGACGCCGCCATCGCCACCATGGTCGAAGGCTTGACGCAGATCGTCTCGCTGGCCGATCCGATCGGCGAAATCTCGAACATGAAATTCCGTCCGACGGGCATCCAGGTGGGCCAGATGCGCGTGCCGCTGGGCGTCATCGGCATCATCTATGAAGCCCGTCCGAACGTGACGGTGGACGCGGCCGGCCTGTGCATCAAGAGCGGCAATGCGACGATTCTGCGCGGCGGCTCGGAAGCGATACACTGCAACCGCGCGCTGGCCAAGCTGGTGGCGGAGGGTTTGCAGGGAGCAGGCTTGCCGGCCGATGCCGTGCAAGTCATCGACACCACGGACCGCGCCGCCGTCGGCGCGCTGATCACCATGCCGCAATTCGTCGACGTCATCGTGCCGCGCGGCGGCAAGGGCTTGATCGCGCGCCTGATGGAAGAGGCCACCGTGCCGATGATCAAGCACCTCGACGGCATCTGCCACGTGTATATCGACGCCAAGGCCGATATCAAAAAGGCGATCGATATTGGCTTCAACGCGAAGTGCCACCGCTACGGCACCTGCAACACCATGGAAACTTTGCTGGTGTCGCGCGCCGTCGCCGCCACCGTGCTGCCGCAGCTGGCCGAACTGTATTTGACCAAGCAGGTGGAACTGCGCGCCGATCCGGAAAGCCATGCGATCCTGGCCGCCGCTGCCTATCCGCATCTGGTGCCGGCCACCGAGGAAGACTGGTCCACCGAATACCTGGCGGCGATCCTGTCGGTGAAGGTGGTCGACGGCATCGACGAAGCGATGGATCACATCAACCAGTATTCATCGAAGCACACGGAATCGATCATCACGGAAGACTACAGCGACGCGCTGCGCTTCCTGCGCGAAGTCGATTCCGCCTCGGTGATGGTGAACGCGTCGACGCGTTTTGCCGACGGCTTCGAATATGGCCTGGGCGCCGAAATCGGCATCTCGAACGACAAGCTGCATGCGCGCGGTCCGGTGGGTCTGGAAGGCCTGACATCGCTCAAGTACGTGGTCTTTGGCCACGGCGAAATCCGCAAGTAG
- the lptE gene encoding LPS assembly lipoprotein LptE, translating to MTTSSQVSLLGRRAVLALGLTVLLSACGFHLRGSNGSFMLPFATMYIGLPDTSPLAIGLKRYIRAIGSTEVVSTKDGADAVLEVLNDPERNRTKTILSLNKNGRVQEYQLGYSINFRVLDKEGNQLLAPTTISLVRPITFDESQVLAKETEEAALYRDMRNDLVQQIMRRLAAIKPVLPAMSVAPVAPVTPVAPAPQQ from the coding sequence ATGACGACTTCCTCTCAAGTATCGCTGTTGGGCCGCCGCGCCGTGCTGGCGTTGGGCCTGACTGTTTTGCTGTCGGCCTGCGGCTTTCATTTGCGCGGTTCGAACGGCAGTTTCATGCTGCCGTTCGCGACGATGTACATCGGCTTGCCCGACACGTCGCCGCTGGCGATCGGCCTGAAGCGCTATATCCGCGCCATTGGCAGCACGGAGGTGGTGAGCACCAAGGATGGCGCCGACGCCGTCCTTGAAGTGCTCAATGACCCGGAGAGGAATCGTACCAAGACCATTTTGTCGCTGAACAAAAATGGCCGCGTGCAAGAGTACCAACTCGGCTATTCGATCAATTTCCGCGTGCTGGACAAGGAAGGCAACCAGTTGCTGGCGCCGACCACCATCAGCCTTGTGCGTCCGATCACCTTCGACGAATCGCAGGTACTGGCCAAGGAAACGGAAGAAGCGGCGCTGTACCGCGACATGCGCAACGACCTGGTGCAGCAGATCATGCGCCGCCTGGCCGCCATCAAGCCGGTGCTGCCGGCCATGTCGGTGGCGCCAGTGGCGCCCGTGACGCCGGTCGCGCCAGCCCCGCAGCAGTAA
- a CDS encoding CopD family protein, giving the protein MLFLWTKAFHIIFVMSWFAGLFYLPRIFVNLAMETETVATERLLLMARKLYRFMSLLALPAMVLGLALMWMLYGGGEGRMKMPGWMHAKLTFVVLLLGYHHACGSILRKFEKGLNKRSHTWFRWFNEVPVVMLLAVVVLVVVKPF; this is encoded by the coding sequence ATGCTCTTTCTCTGGACCAAAGCCTTCCACATCATCTTCGTCATGTCCTGGTTTGCCGGCCTGTTTTACTTGCCGCGCATCTTCGTGAACCTGGCGATGGAGACGGAAACGGTCGCCACCGAGCGCCTCTTGCTGATGGCGCGCAAGTTGTACCGCTTCATGTCGCTGCTGGCGCTGCCGGCCATGGTGCTGGGGCTGGCGTTGATGTGGATGCTGTATGGCGGGGGCGAGGGCCGCATGAAGATGCCGGGCTGGATGCACGCCAAGCTGACGTTCGTGGTGCTGCTGCTCGGCTATCACCACGCCTGCGGTTCCATCCTGCGCAAGTTTGAAAAAGGTCTCAACAAGCGCAGCCACACCTGGTTCCGCTGGTTTAATGAAGTGCCGGTGGTGATGCTGCTGGCCGTCGTCGTGCTGGTCGTGGTCAAGCCTTTCTAA
- a CDS encoding VOC family protein: MIKGLRTVTYPVPDLDKAKAWYSQVFGTAPYFDQPFYVGFNIGGFELGLLPDGQPGAQGSVTYWGVDGIEQEVERIVALGGSLHHPITDVGDGIRTVELLDPFGNQIGLIDNPHFDTAKVV, translated from the coding sequence ATGATCAAGGGTTTACGCACCGTCACCTATCCCGTCCCCGACCTGGACAAGGCCAAGGCCTGGTACAGCCAGGTATTCGGCACGGCGCCGTATTTCGACCAGCCGTTCTATGTCGGTTTTAATATCGGCGGCTTCGAGCTGGGCTTGCTGCCAGATGGCCAGCCTGGCGCGCAAGGCAGCGTGACGTACTGGGGCGTGGACGGCATCGAGCAGGAAGTCGAACGCATCGTGGCGCTGGGCGGCAGCCTGCACCATCCGATCACGGACGTGGGCGACGGCATCCGCACGGTGGAATTACTCGACCCGTTCGGCAACCAGATCGGCCTGATCGACAATCCCCATTTCGACACGGCCAAGGTCGTTTAG